One window of the Podospora pseudopauciseta strain CBS 411.78 chromosome 4, whole genome shotgun sequence genome contains the following:
- a CDS encoding hypothetical protein (COG:L; EggNog:ENOG503P1D8) — protein MGGNGPLDAGTQTCAERNRKQLIDDFGSVLEESLIILLTQDYDIEKDYDEITRVLRGLAESATAEAATGFDPSGLGFSVPDLDEPRLDDATTTSDNRISDGSGGDYTGTSPSDFSSDSLENQILVDPATFTEDHKIAELRGIFIDRFTEHTLRRILGENGGDLNRTFDDLLNRQFLEDSGDITKGIDAFFVGDNAQYPPKGKGKRRKGLPKKNVLAVNYKATSVATDGEELHGAGDFIQPSSGRATPKRIQPYSLPAINTNSSPASKKTAATLSPTPQLDFGTSHLHSAASLRRQGPLARQGAVVYVERAREQASVAFRQASEYADERARQQSTAIMVDLHGVHVLDGVRIAREHVWRWWNNLGENRAAEARDPGFTVVTGLGRHSAGGVSRLRQAVGAMLRNDGWRVETLTGSFHIRGRV, from the exons ATGGGGGGAAATGGCCCGCTCGACGCGGGCACACAAACATGTGCAGAACGGAACCGCAAACAGCTGATT GATGACTTTGGTTCAGTGTTGGAAGAATCCCTGATTATCCTTCTGACTCAGGACTATGACATTGAGAAAGATTATGATGAGATCACGAGAGTCTTGAGAGGACTGGCGGAGAGCGCAACCGCGGAAGCGGCCACCGGATTTGATCCATCAGGCCTCGGATTCAGTGTGCCGGACCTGGATGAGCCTCGTCTTGACGATGCGACAACGACAAGCGACAACCGCATCTCAGATGGTTCAGGCGGTGACTACACTGGCACATCGCCTTCTGACTTTTCATCTGACTCTCTTGAGAACCAGATCCTTGTCGACCCGGCAACTTTCACCGAGGACCACAAGATCGCAGAGCTTCGAGGGATCTTCATTGACCGGTTTACCGAGCACACTCTTAGGCGCATTCTCGGGGAGAATGGTGGCGACTTGAACCGTACATTTGACGATTTGCTCAACCGACAGTTTCTCGAGGACTCGGGCGATATCACGAAAGGCATCGATGCATTCTTTGTGGGCGACAATGCACAGTACCCTCccaaaggaaaaggcaaaCGTCGGAAAGGATTACCAAAGAAGAATGTGTTGGCAGTGAACTACAAAGCAACGTCGGTGGCAACCGACGGCGAAGAGCTTCACGGCGCAGGAGACTTCATTCAGCCATCCTCAGGCCGGGCAACACCAAAGCGCATACAACCATATTCATTACCGGCCATCAATACCAACTCATCACCAGCATCGAAGAAGACTGCGGCAACTCTATCACCTACACCTCAATTGGACTTCGGAACCTCTCACCTGCATTCAGCTGCCTCGCTTCGACGCCAAGGACCTCTTGCAAGGCAAGGCGCGGTGGTGTATGTGGAACGAGCGCGGGAACAGGCCAGTGTAGCGTTCAGACAAGCTTCGGAATACGCAGATGAACGTGCTCGACAGCAAAGCACAGCCATCATGGTTGATCTTCACGGGGTTCACGTTCTGGACGGTGTTCGCATCGCGAGGGAGCATgtctggaggtggtggaacaATCTCGGAGAAAACCGGGCAGCAGAAGCAAGAGATCCGGGCTTTACTGTGGTCACTGGTCTTGGGAGGCACTCTGCCGGCGGGGTTTCACGCTTGCGCCAGGCTGTTGGAGCCATGCTGAGGAATGACGGATGGAGGGTTGAGACCTTGACAGGCTCATTCCATATTAGGGGAAGGGTATGA
- a CDS encoding hypothetical protein (EggNog:ENOG503Q3TM; COG:S) produces the protein MAHRQRFLNYPEPLKGPEVPYKNERGSNPAISGVFLMIAANLMEWFRLLRELIWNNTGFGSLRKIIPYIEEYEPWFEPQIVPLPEEVDKEPLQNEPAEEDTKPDAAVFYPEAKYYSVEDYRKLYLSGAITPLDVAEALLPLIRRDIQNASEHSIAFFQVRTERVLASARESTLRYQEGRSLGPLDGVPTAVKDEYDMEGYSTTLGSPNVYADSSTNKTTSWCVQQIEAAGALILGKLSMHEFGLDTTGNNPHYGTPRNPHNSNYYTGGSSSGTAYAVAAGLIPIGLGSDGGGSIRIPSSLCGVYGLKPTHGRLSFRPGPNHCVTCACLGPIAADMSSLAALFSVISTPHSSSPFPPLPSPLKIQLPTPDDAKVLGIPQAWISQATPAIQTLVNTLIRTLVAKHGYTTVPVTIPFLQEGQIAHAMTVLTDAATLLPEYKNLTYANRILLALGRTTPATDYMLAQKLRRLLMQHLAWLWEQHPGMIIVTPTTACEGWEIRGGTGELSYGLNDGDRTMQSMEFVWLGNFCGLPSLSCPVGFVQGKGGEVPVGVMATGEWCSERELMGFGGVVEGVVNREGRGRRPGGWVDVVGRARGVRTSRLRDVGSSFANRRGHASQLSISDPSHHVTEAIGTMYGDDEDSGAEDNRPLSFIASKSSSEQLGKAPRPDDPADDRLRLVRTTSDQTSTVTTPSNASPNGNPLRKTQTVPSRIPTERSNSHDGVRSPLSPLSPTPSLRDVQADDSGFPLTNIDNANDIAQELSNLQALRRMSMDVSNTHDPDLLPFSGVSLMAMPSIAPTGDDDEADPSRLLWVPARVHPELDTGAFKTFLENRVQTMKRRSGDSFLSVDGAQVGGGSGSLRRKKSMLSRQVNTHTENGDSYTDGAERLRRNGSLPDYSTPELSLNELVNDPTSVVQKLAHETRGEDGGADSPILPVAPGMGLRRSTKTTYRKGGSQRFAKKLGEKQVASKMSSEESPPLPPVDPSIGKPLTRVMSEPIAENYSRPTRTVRRQQNFSRDGLDSIAGSAQEGETTAASPPSSPPRKESLPVRAASAAARTATAPAIPQIVETPPVEEASSSPERSTSQKETQKDQAHQPPADGPPARSSKRPSPSKPAQSAAGSAGSSSANPLEKISHPEALPDNSNSTTSSLTFIPTFDNVEKKADRKSKDKDETESIASTKSTSSWKWFKSGDKEKKKKEKEKEEEREREREREREREREREEQARKAKSKANEKGHDNARLDVLQNSIDNPKGRESLRLDRESIEGLPQDDKKKETMRKSSDSKRGDGFFGGLFGGSKKKSEKEAAHKKEKQRALSPEPPARILRPDIDYHWTRFPIIEERAIYRMAHIKLANPRRPLHSQVLLSNFMYSYLAKVQAMHPQLNVPISPQQKRQEEERKRREAEQQALEQQMAAQQAAQDGNFDFEYHRSGSQYGDSPVQQGDDSVQYVDDSQIYEYEHGGQQQQYQQNGANGNGHAHQHDQNYYYAQGDGNGNERNDMW, from the exons ATGGCCCACCGTCAACGATTCCTCAACTATCCGGAGCCCTTGAAGGG TCCCGAGGTACCATACAAAAATGAAAGAGGCAGCAACCCAGCCATCAGCGGCGTATTTCTTATGATAGCTGCAAATCT TATGGAATGGTTCCGGTTGCTGAGAGAACTGATATGGAACAACACCGGATTCGGCTCACTGAGAAAGATTATCCCATACATTGAGGAGTATGAGCCATGGTTCGAACCACAGATTGTACCATTACCAGAAGAAGTCGACAAGGAGCCACTGCAGAACGAGccagcagaagaagacacCAAACCCGATGCTGCCGTATTCTATCCGGAAGCAAAGTACTACTCCGTTGAAGACTACCGCAAGTTGTATCTCTCCGGCGCCATCACCCCTCTCGATGTGGCCGAGGCTCTGCTGCCATTAATCCGCCGAGACATTCAAAACGCCTCGGAACACTCCATCGCCTTTTTCCAAGTCCGAACCGAACGGGTTCTCGCCTCAGCCCGGGAATCGACTCTTCGCTACCAAGAAGGCCGGTCTCTCGGGCCCCTCGACGGTGTTCCCACAGCCGTAAAGGACGAGTACGACATGGAAGGctactccaccaccctcggctCCCCGAATGTCTACGCCGATTCTTCCACCAACAAGACCACCTCCTGGTGCGTCCAGCAAATCGAAGCTGCTGGTGCTCTGATTCTCGGCAAACTCTCCATGCACGAATTCGGCCTCGACACCACAGGCAACAACCCCCATTACGGCACTCCACGAAATCCCCACAACTCCAATTACTACACcggcggctcctcctccggcacaGCCTACGCCGTCGCCGCAGGTCTCATCCCCATCGGTCTCGGCTCCGACGGCGGAGGCTCCATCCGCATCCCGTCCTCCCTCTGCGGTGTCTACGGCCTCAAACCCACCCACGGCCGTCTTTCCTTCCGCCCCGGCCCCAACCACTGCGTCACCTGTGCTTGTCTCGGCCCCATCGCAGCGGATATGTCCTCCCTCGCCGCTTTGTTTTCCGTCATTTCAACCCCGCAttcatcctcccctttcccacctcTGCCCTCTCCGTTGAAAATCCAACTCCCGACGCCCGATGACGCAAAAGTGTTGGGAATCCCTCAGGCGTGGATATCCCAAGCCACACCCGCGATCCAAACCTTGgtcaacaccctcatccGCACTTTAGTGGCCAAACACGGGTACACCACTGTTCCCGTCACCATCCCATTTTTGCAAGAAGGGCAAATCGCACACGCCATGACCGTCCTAACAGACGCGGCTACTTTGTTACCGGAGTATAAAAACCTCACCTACGCCAATAGGATCCTCTTGGCGCTTGGGCGAACAACCCCGGCAACGGATTACATGCTCGCGCAAAAACTCCGAAGGTTGCTGATGCAGCATTTGGCGTGGTTGTGGGAACAGCACCCGGGTATGATTATTGTCACTCCGACGACGGCGTGTGAGGGGTGGGAGATTAGGGGTGGGACGGGGGAGTTGAGTTATGGGTTGAATGATGGGGATAGGACGATGCAGAGTATGGAGTTTGTGTGGTTGGGGAATTTTTGTGGGTTGCCGAGCTTGAGCTGTCCGGTTGGGTTTGTgcaagggaaggggggggaggtacCGGTGGGGGTTATGGCTACGGGGGAGTGGTGTTCGGAGAGGGAATtgatggggtttgggggggtggtggagggggtggtgaatcgggaggggagggggaggaggccgggggggtgggttgatgttgtggggagggcgaggggggttagg ACTTCCAGACTCCGCGATGTTGGCAGCAGCTTTGCCAACCGTCGAGGCCACGCCAGTCAACTATCCATCTCAGACCCGAGCCATCACGTCACCGAAGCGATCGGCACCATGTACGGCGACGACGAAGATTCTGGCGCCGAGGACAACCGGCCACTTAGCTTTATCGCGTCCAAGAGTTCCAGCGAGCAGTTGGGCAAGGCCCCCAGGCCGGACGACCCGGCCGACGACAGACTACGACTGGTGCGCACCACCTCGGACCAGACGAGCACCGTGACCACTCCGAGTAATGCCAGTCCCAACGGCAACCCCCTTCGAAAAACCCAGACAGTCCCGTCCCGCATCCCCACAGAACGAAGCAACTCGCATGATGGCGTTCGATCCCCCCTGTCGCCATTGTCCCCGACGCCCTCCCTCCGCGATGTCCAGGCCGACGACTCTGGATTTCCGCTGACCAACATCGATAATGCCAATGACATTGCACAGGAGCTCAGCAACCTTCAGGCGCTGCGACGCATGTCTATGGATGTGTCCAACACACACGACCCCGATCTCCTGCCCTTTTCTGGCGTGTCTTTGATGGCCATGCCGTCAATAGCCCCCACCGGCGATGACGACGAAGCAGATCCAAGCCGGTTGCTATGGGTGCCAGCACGAGTACACCCCGAACTCGACACCGGTGCTTTCAAGACGTTCCTTGAAAATCGGGTGCAAACGATGAAGCGGAGGTCGGGAGACTCGTTTCTCTCGGTTGATGGGGCACAAGTCGGTGGTGGTTCGGGAAGCCTGAGACGGAAGAAGTCGATGCTATCGAGACAGGTCAACACTCATACTGAAAACGGAGACAGTTATACCGACGGTGCCGAACGGCTTCGACGAAATGGCTCCCTCCCAGACTACTCAACTCCCGAGCTTAGTCTCAACGAACTCGTCAACGACCCAACAAGCGTGGTGCAGAAGCTGGCACACGAGACcagaggggaggatggtggggcAGATAGTCCGATCCTGCCTGTGGCACCAGGCATGGGGCTTCGGCGGTCAACCAAGACGACTTATAGAAAGGGCGGCAGTCAGCGGTTTGCAAAGAAGCTTGGGGAGAAACAGGTGGCCAGCAAGATGTCTTCTGAGGAATCGCCACCGCTTCCTCCGGTGGACCCATCCATTGGCAAGCCCTTGACGCGGGTCATGTCGGAGCCAATCGCCGAGAATTACTCGAGGCCAACGCGGACTGTCAGAAGACAACAGAACTTCTCGCGCGATGGCTTGGACTCTATTGCCGGTTCTGCTCAGGAGGGTGAAACGACAGCcgcctcgcctccctcgtcGCCCCCCCGCAAAGAGTCATTACCGGTCAGggcagcctcagcagcagcacggACTGCTACCGCGCCAGCCATTCCTCAGATTGTCGAGACGCCGCCGGTCGAAGAAGCCAGCTCATCACCGGAGAGATCGACGTCCCAGAAGGAGACGCAAAAAGACCAGGCTCATCAGCCTCCTGCTGATGGCCCTCCGGCTCGCTCCAGCAAACGGCCATCACCCAGCAAACCTGCCCAGTCGGCTGCTGGGTCGGCCGGGAGCTCGAGCGCTAACCCTCTCGAGAAAATCAGCCACCCAGAGGCGCTACCTGATAACAGCAACTCTACCACGAGCAGCTTGACATTTATCCCCACATTTGACAAcgtcgagaagaaggcggatAGGAAGAGCAAAGATAAGGATGAAACCGAGAGCATAGCATCGACAAAGTCGACCTCGAGTTGGAAGTGGTTCAAGAGCGGGGataaggagaagaagaagaaggagaaggagaaggaagaggaaagggagagggagagggagagggagagggagagggagcgggagagggaagaaCAGGCTAGGAAGGCCAAGAGCAAAGCTAATGAGAAGGGCCATGATAATGCTCGTCTTGATGTTTTGCAGAACTCCATCGACAACCCCAAGGGCCGCGAGAGCCTCCGGTTGGACCGAGAAAGCATCGAGGGCTTACCGCAggacgacaagaagaaagagaCGATGCGCAAGTCTAGCGACAGCAAGCGAGGAGACGGCTTTTTTGGCGGCCTGTTCGGAGGTTCAAAGAAGAAgtcggagaaggaggctgcgcacaagaaggagaagcagcgGGCACTTAGTCCAGAGCCACCGGCACGTATTTTGCGTCCCGACATCGATTACCACTGGACGCGGTTCCCCATCATCGAAGAGCGTGCCATTTACCGCATGGCTCATATCAAGCTCGCAAACCCTCGACGTCCCCTCCACAGCCAGGTTCTGCTCAGCAACTTTATGTATTCGTACCTCGCAAAGGTGCAGGCTATGCACCCGCAGCTTAACGTGCCGATTTCGCCGCAGCAAAAGaggcaggaagaggagcggAAACGTCGCGAAGCGGAGCAACAGGCGTTGGAGCAGCAGATGGCCGCTCAGCAGGCTGCCCAGGATGGGAACTTTGACTTTGAGTACCATCGG TCGGGCAGTCAGTACGGTGATTCTCCTGTTCAGCAGGGCGATGACAGCGTCCAATATGTGGACGATTCTCAGATATACGAGTACGAGCACGGgggccagcagcagcaataccAGCAAAACGGCGCCAATGGCAACGGCCATGCACATCAGCACGACCAGAATTACTACTACGCGCAGGGTGATGGCAATGGGAACGAGAGGAACGACATGTGGTAG